In the genome of Streptococcus oralis, one region contains:
- a CDS encoding NADPH-dependent FMN reductase, producing the protein MKLVAIVGTNSDRSTNRKLLKFMQKHFSDKADIEVLEIKQLPAFNEPEDKQAPAEVQAFSEKVLAADGVIISTPEYDHTIPAPLASALEWIAYTSRALINKPTMIVGASLGLLGTSRAQAHLRQILDAPELKARVMPGTEFFLGHSEQVLDDECHLNNPEKVAELEEHFSEFQNFVELTKALVKPEDTNRKKSFIWEEWLKA; encoded by the coding sequence ATGAAACTAGTTGCTATCGTTGGAACCAATTCGGATCGCTCAACCAATCGGAAACTCTTGAAATTTATGCAAAAGCACTTTTCGGATAAAGCCGACATTGAGGTATTGGAAATCAAACAATTGCCAGCATTTAACGAACCTGAGGACAAGCAAGCGCCAGCTGAAGTTCAAGCTTTTTCAGAAAAAGTTCTTGCCGCAGATGGTGTGATTATTTCAACACCTGAGTACGACCACACGATACCAGCACCTTTGGCCTCTGCTTTAGAGTGGATTGCTTATACCAGTCGTGCCTTAATCAATAAACCAACGATGATTGTAGGTGCTTCTCTCGGTTTGCTAGGAACATCTAGAGCGCAGGCACATTTACGTCAGATTTTAGATGCGCCGGAGCTTAAAGCGAGAGTTATGCCTGGTACAGAGTTCTTTCTAGGTCATTCTGAGCAAGTCCTAGATGATGAGTGTCATTTGAACAATCCAGAAAAGGTTGCAGAACTGGAAGAACATTTTTCAGAATTTCAAAATTTTGTTGAACTAACAAAAGCTTTAGTAAAACCTGAAGATACAAATCGAAAAAAATCATTCATCTGGGAAGAATGGTTGAAAGCATAG
- a CDS encoding OFA family MFS transporter translates to MKETFNRWRILVASTAILLCTGAVYSFSVFAGPLSSSTGWSMSDIMLAFAINSAIGPIPMILGGYLVDKGYVKWTIALGALLFASGFYLTGYANSPAMLYLTYGLMAGLGQGFAYSGALSNSLRLFPDKRGLASGILTGGMGFAAVIASPVASNLIQQQDAFFAFRTIGLVYIVVIICAIFFIKAAPSGYQPAGWKAPIPTKQGATNKNWKQMLQSPLFYIIISMFFVGAFSGLMIASQASPIGQSMFGLSAGTAALYVSLYSIANSSGRFIWGSLSDKIGRSKTLLIIYSVIVLALFSLTIVPGQFGFTLGIIGLGICFGGVMGVFPSIVMENYGPANQGGNYGIVFTGYSLAAFFAPKVAVQIAMANNGNYSVAFYVAIALAFIGLMLTIFYMKKKA, encoded by the coding sequence ATGAAAGAGACATTCAATCGTTGGAGGATTTTAGTCGCGTCTACAGCCATTCTTCTTTGCACAGGTGCCGTCTATTCCTTTTCTGTTTTTGCCGGACCACTTAGCAGTTCAACAGGCTGGTCCATGTCTGATATTATGTTAGCATTTGCTATCAACTCTGCAATCGGCCCTATCCCCATGATTCTAGGAGGTTATTTAGTTGACAAAGGTTATGTAAAATGGACCATCGCCCTCGGCGCTCTCCTATTTGCTAGCGGATTTTACTTAACCGGCTATGCCAATTCACCAGCCATGCTTTATTTGACCTATGGATTAATGGCCGGGCTTGGTCAAGGTTTTGCCTATTCAGGTGCCCTCTCCAATTCACTTCGCCTCTTCCCTGATAAACGTGGCTTAGCCTCTGGAATTCTGACAGGTGGCATGGGATTTGCTGCAGTCATCGCTTCTCCAGTCGCGAGCAATCTCATTCAACAACAAGATGCCTTCTTTGCTTTTCGTACCATTGGGCTAGTCTATATTGTTGTTATCATCTGTGCAATTTTCTTTATCAAGGCGGCTCCAAGCGGCTACCAACCAGCAGGCTGGAAAGCTCCTATCCCAACCAAGCAAGGAGCTACTAATAAAAACTGGAAACAAATGCTACAAAGTCCTCTGTTTTACATTATCATTAGCATGTTCTTTGTCGGCGCCTTTTCTGGTTTGATGATTGCCTCTCAAGCATCACCAATCGGTCAATCAATGTTTGGACTCTCTGCAGGCACTGCAGCTCTCTATGTCTCTCTTTATTCAATCGCAAACTCTAGTGGTCGTTTTATCTGGGGATCACTTTCTGATAAAATTGGCCGTTCAAAGACCTTATTAATTATCTACTCTGTCATTGTCCTAGCTTTATTTTCCCTAACTATCGTCCCTGGTCAATTCGGGTTTACCTTAGGAATTATAGGACTTGGTATCTGCTTTGGTGGTGTTATGGGGGTCTTCCCATCTATCGTCATGGAAAATTACGGTCCTGCAAATCAAGGGGGCAACTACGGTATCGTCTTCACTGGATATTCTTTAGCAGCATTTTTCGCTCCCAAAGTCGCTGTTCAAATAGCAATGGCTAATAATGGAAATTATAGTGTAGCTTTTTATGTTGCTATTGCTTTGGCCTTCATTGGACTTATGCTTACTATTTTTTATATGAAAAAGAAAGCTTAA
- a CDS encoding AraC family transcriptional regulator, whose amino-acid sequence MADRSRFLRDNPSDFPYDFERQILSKQSSNTIYHWHPEFEIIYVKKGTATFYINSERFESHEGDIFLIQPTSPHAIYPIENQEQISTVFRIHLDFLGRSQIDSFSQRYIQPLHSGHFCLTPQISPGDKAYDQIQSCLLSLFSILEEKGIYYDLLIKSKLYELLHLLFKYRYVNRHYTDDTYQKLKEVICYLEQHYSEPIHIEQLATTFGYSKNHFMSIFKQHTGASCMDYLLQLRLEKSCEKLVQTNFSIQEIASQVGFTNLSNFNRQFKQHYHLTPRQYRNQQLKKKT is encoded by the coding sequence ATGGCAGACCGTTCACGTTTCTTGCGAGATAACCCATCTGACTTCCCATATGATTTTGAAAGACAAATCCTATCCAAGCAATCTTCTAATACAATTTATCATTGGCATCCTGAATTCGAGATAATCTATGTCAAAAAAGGAACTGCTACCTTCTATATCAACTCTGAGCGCTTTGAAAGTCATGAAGGTGATATTTTCCTAATTCAGCCAACGTCTCCTCACGCTATCTACCCTATTGAAAATCAAGAACAAATTTCAACAGTTTTTCGTATCCATTTAGATTTCCTAGGTAGAAGTCAAATTGACAGTTTTAGCCAACGCTATATCCAACCCCTCCACTCTGGTCACTTTTGCCTTACTCCTCAAATATCACCAGGCGATAAGGCCTATGATCAAATTCAATCCTGCCTTCTTTCCCTCTTTTCTATCCTTGAAGAAAAAGGCATATACTACGATCTACTCATAAAATCTAAACTATACGAATTGCTTCATCTTCTCTTTAAGTATAGATACGTCAATCGACACTATACAGATGATACCTACCAAAAACTAAAAGAAGTGATTTGCTACCTTGAACAGCACTACTCCGAACCCATTCATATTGAGCAACTAGCTACAACATTTGGATATAGTAAAAATCACTTTATGAGTATTTTCAAGCAACATACTGGAGCCAGTTGTATGGACTACCTGCTCCAGTTACGTCTTGAAAAATCCTGTGAGAAACTCGTCCAAACCAACTTCAGTATTCAAGAAATTGCAAGCCAAGTCGGTTTCACCAACCTTTCAAACTTCAACCGTCAATTTAAGCAGCACTATCACTTAACACCTAGACAGTATCGAAATCAACAACTTAAAAAGAAAACATGA